A region of Drosophila suzukii chromosome 2L, CBGP_Dsuzu_IsoJpt1.0, whole genome shotgun sequence DNA encodes the following proteins:
- the LOC108018270 gene encoding uncharacterized protein isoform X5 yields MEDGKVPAQAQPQPQSHPLEDVSLNGNDDDKQTPKNWVKFDDEADSGEKNNNSNDGNATQQPQQQQQQQQQQNKLTLPPPPSVVSSNNNRRARSRSPAAATTTTPVQRPAVSSTTAATPGEGQVQNPLPDVAPAVLTTESTHVNLSASGSGIVSGATATASGSASASAAGTVRHPAQLINQKASAALSPSPAAAASSSHHHNGGGANGTGIGQPADQGSGMRTIELSTGRIREGFANGDVIVTLLPANTKWPWITPAIFRPELVPEELMAQGLTLTVEDYVNAMETLVNDYRFTVYNICYKRILVCWILFAFAVLLALLFSGLQGVALFALGVGWLFLNAAAIFVCMWVKLRLSRGLEKCLARVNRQLMRHKILLVLDDRGRISCHKVNLCFMYFDATQCVSFLNEFLEHTEQTGGDAIKAGWEAKLDIDLNDIVIQGSQPVRMPRKQERGLQLFLRYGSRWGMEALRGLVDVTPLEPGRHCGQFQCPCQYIKEHLQCKPRGPASADRFTALTYPI; encoded by the exons ATGGAGGACGGGAAGGTTCCAGCGCAGGCGCAGCCGCAGCCGCAAAGTCATCCTTTGGAAGACGTTTCCCTCAATGGAAACGATGACGACAAGCAGACGCCCAAAAATTGGGTTAAATTCGACGATGAGGCGGACAGCGGtgaaaaaaacaataacagtAACGACGGCAATGCCACACagcaaccacaacaacaacaacaacagcagcaacaacaaaacaagtTAACTCTGCCGCCGCCACCGTCGGTGGTTagtagcaacaacaacaggcGGGCGCGCTCGCGCAGTCCGgccgcagcaacaacaacaacacctgTCCAG CGCCCGGCCGTTTCCTCGACCACAGCTGCGACGCCGGGAGAGGGGCAGGTTCAAAACCCCTTGCCGGATGTGGCACCCGCTGTTTTGACAACCGAGAGCACGCACGTTAATCTGAGTGCATCCGGCAGTGGCATTGTCAGCggagcaactgcaacagcGAGTGgatctgcatctgcatctgcgGCTGGCACGGTCCGACACCCCGCGCAGCTAATAAACCAAAAAGCCTCCGCTGCCCTCTCTCCATCGCCGGCCGCAGCGGCATCTTCTAGCCATCATCATAATGGAGGTGGCGCTAACGGCACTGGGATTGGCCAGCCGGCGGATCAGGGCTCCGGGATGCGCACAATCGAACTGTCGACGGGCCGCATCCGCGAGGGATTCG CAAATGGGGATGTGATTGTCACTCTGCTGCCGGCCAACACCAAGTGGCCCTGGATAACACCTGCCATATTCCGGCCGGAGCTGGTGCCCGAGGAGCTGATGGCCCAGGGCCTGACG CTCACCGTGGAGGACTATGTGAACGCGATGGAGACGCTGGTGAACGACTACCGCTTCACCGTGTACAACATCTGCTACAAGCGCATCCTGGTCTGCTGGATCCTGTTCGCCTTTGCCGTGCTGTTGGCCCTGCTTTTCTCCGGTCTGCAGGGCGTGGCACTGTTCGCCCTGGGCGTGGGATGGCTCTTCCTGAACGCGGCGGCCATCTTCGTGTGCATGTGGGTGAAGTTGCGCCTGTCACGGGGCCTGGAAAAGTGCCTGGCCCGGGTCAATCGGCAGCTGATGCGACACAAAATCCTGCTGGTGCTCGACGACCGGGGTCGCATCTCGTGCCACAAGGTCAACCTGTGCTTCATGTACTTCGATGCCACGCAGTGCGTGAGCTTCCTGaacgagttcctggagcacaCGGAGCAGACGGGCGGCGATGCCATCAAGGCCGGCTGGGAGGCGAAGCTGGACATTGACCTCAACGACATCGTCATCCAGGGCAGCCAGCCAGTGCGGATGCCCCGCAAGCAG GAGCGCGGCCTGCAGCTGTTCCTGCGCTACGGATCCCGCTGGGGGATGGAGGCCCTACGGGGTCTCGTGGACGTAACCCCCCTGGAGCCGGGACGCCACTGCGGACAGTTCCAGTGCCCCTGCCAGTACATCAAAGAGCACCTGCAGTGCAAACCGCGAG
- the LOC108018270 gene encoding uncharacterized protein isoform X3 produces MEDGKVPAQAQPQPQSHPLEDVSLNGNDDDKQTPKNWVKFDDEADSGEKNNNSNDGNATQQPQQQQQQQQQQNKLTLPPPPSVVSSNNNRRARSRSPAAATTTTPVQRPAVSSTTAATPGEGQVQNPLPDVAPAVLTTESTHVNLSASGSGIVSGATATASGSASASAAGTVRHPAQLINQKASAALSPSPAAAASSSHHHNGGGANGTGIGQPADQGSGMRTIELSTGRIREGFANGDVIVTLLPANTKWPWITPAIFRPELVPEELMAQGLTLTVEDYVNAMETLVNDYRFTVYNICYKRILVCWILFAFAVLLALLFSGLQGVALFALGVGWLFLNAAAIFVCMWVKLRLSRGLEKCLARVNRQLMRHKILLVLDDRGRISCHKVNLCFMYFDATQCVSFLNEFLEHTEQTGGDAIKAGWEAKLDIDLNDIVIQGSQPVRMPRKQERGLQLFLRYGSRWGMEALRGLVDVTPLEPGRHCGQFQCPCQYIKEHLQCKPRGYPCGCIVYGSDPSFQYRY; encoded by the exons ATGGAGGACGGGAAGGTTCCAGCGCAGGCGCAGCCGCAGCCGCAAAGTCATCCTTTGGAAGACGTTTCCCTCAATGGAAACGATGACGACAAGCAGACGCCCAAAAATTGGGTTAAATTCGACGATGAGGCGGACAGCGGtgaaaaaaacaataacagtAACGACGGCAATGCCACACagcaaccacaacaacaacaacaacagcagcaacaacaaaacaagtTAACTCTGCCGCCGCCACCGTCGGTGGTTagtagcaacaacaacaggcGGGCGCGCTCGCGCAGTCCGgccgcagcaacaacaacaacacctgTCCAG CGCCCGGCCGTTTCCTCGACCACAGCTGCGACGCCGGGAGAGGGGCAGGTTCAAAACCCCTTGCCGGATGTGGCACCCGCTGTTTTGACAACCGAGAGCACGCACGTTAATCTGAGTGCATCCGGCAGTGGCATTGTCAGCggagcaactgcaacagcGAGTGgatctgcatctgcatctgcgGCTGGCACGGTCCGACACCCCGCGCAGCTAATAAACCAAAAAGCCTCCGCTGCCCTCTCTCCATCGCCGGCCGCAGCGGCATCTTCTAGCCATCATCATAATGGAGGTGGCGCTAACGGCACTGGGATTGGCCAGCCGGCGGATCAGGGCTCCGGGATGCGCACAATCGAACTGTCGACGGGCCGCATCCGCGAGGGATTCG CAAATGGGGATGTGATTGTCACTCTGCTGCCGGCCAACACCAAGTGGCCCTGGATAACACCTGCCATATTCCGGCCGGAGCTGGTGCCCGAGGAGCTGATGGCCCAGGGCCTGACG CTCACCGTGGAGGACTATGTGAACGCGATGGAGACGCTGGTGAACGACTACCGCTTCACCGTGTACAACATCTGCTACAAGCGCATCCTGGTCTGCTGGATCCTGTTCGCCTTTGCCGTGCTGTTGGCCCTGCTTTTCTCCGGTCTGCAGGGCGTGGCACTGTTCGCCCTGGGCGTGGGATGGCTCTTCCTGAACGCGGCGGCCATCTTCGTGTGCATGTGGGTGAAGTTGCGCCTGTCACGGGGCCTGGAAAAGTGCCTGGCCCGGGTCAATCGGCAGCTGATGCGACACAAAATCCTGCTGGTGCTCGACGACCGGGGTCGCATCTCGTGCCACAAGGTCAACCTGTGCTTCATGTACTTCGATGCCACGCAGTGCGTGAGCTTCCTGaacgagttcctggagcacaCGGAGCAGACGGGCGGCGATGCCATCAAGGCCGGCTGGGAGGCGAAGCTGGACATTGACCTCAACGACATCGTCATCCAGGGCAGCCAGCCAGTGCGGATGCCCCGCAAGCAG GAGCGCGGCCTGCAGCTGTTCCTGCGCTACGGATCCCGCTGGGGGATGGAGGCCCTACGGGGTCTCGTGGACGTAACCCCCCTGGAGCCGGGACGCCACTGCGGACAGTTCCAGTGCCCCTGCCAGTACATCAAAGAGCACCTGCAGTGCAAACCGCGAG GTTATCCATGTGGTTGCATTGTCTATGGTTCGGATCCCAGTTTTCAGTATCGTTACTAG
- the LOC108018270 gene encoding uncharacterized protein isoform X4 — MEDGKVPAQAQPQPQSHPLEDVSLNGNDDDKQTPKNWVKFDDEADSGEKNNNSNDGNATQQPQQQQQQQQQQNKLTLPPPPSVVSSNNNRRARSRSPAAATTTTPVQRPAVSSTTAATPGEGQVQNPLPDVAPAVLTTESTHVNLSASGSGIVSGATATASGSASASAAGTVRHPAQLINQKASAALSPSPAAAASSSHHHNGGGANGTGIGQPADQGSGMRTIELSTGRIREGFANGDVIVTLLPANTKWPWITPAIFRPELVPEELMAQGLTLTVEDYVNAMETLVNDYRFTVYNICYKRILVCWILFAFAVLLALLFSGLQGVALFALGVGWLFLNAAAIFVCMWVKLRLSRGLEKCLARVNRQLMRHKILLVLDDRGRISCHKVNLCFMYFDATQCVSFLNEFLEHTEQTGGDAIKAGWEAKLDIDLNDIVIQGSQPVRMPRKQERGLQLFLRYGSRWGMEALRGLVDVTPLEPGRHCGQFQCPCQYIKEHLQCKPRVAINSIGQVVWTRFPLFGG; from the exons ATGGAGGACGGGAAGGTTCCAGCGCAGGCGCAGCCGCAGCCGCAAAGTCATCCTTTGGAAGACGTTTCCCTCAATGGAAACGATGACGACAAGCAGACGCCCAAAAATTGGGTTAAATTCGACGATGAGGCGGACAGCGGtgaaaaaaacaataacagtAACGACGGCAATGCCACACagcaaccacaacaacaacaacaacagcagcaacaacaaaacaagtTAACTCTGCCGCCGCCACCGTCGGTGGTTagtagcaacaacaacaggcGGGCGCGCTCGCGCAGTCCGgccgcagcaacaacaacaacacctgTCCAG CGCCCGGCCGTTTCCTCGACCACAGCTGCGACGCCGGGAGAGGGGCAGGTTCAAAACCCCTTGCCGGATGTGGCACCCGCTGTTTTGACAACCGAGAGCACGCACGTTAATCTGAGTGCATCCGGCAGTGGCATTGTCAGCggagcaactgcaacagcGAGTGgatctgcatctgcatctgcgGCTGGCACGGTCCGACACCCCGCGCAGCTAATAAACCAAAAAGCCTCCGCTGCCCTCTCTCCATCGCCGGCCGCAGCGGCATCTTCTAGCCATCATCATAATGGAGGTGGCGCTAACGGCACTGGGATTGGCCAGCCGGCGGATCAGGGCTCCGGGATGCGCACAATCGAACTGTCGACGGGCCGCATCCGCGAGGGATTCG CAAATGGGGATGTGATTGTCACTCTGCTGCCGGCCAACACCAAGTGGCCCTGGATAACACCTGCCATATTCCGGCCGGAGCTGGTGCCCGAGGAGCTGATGGCCCAGGGCCTGACG CTCACCGTGGAGGACTATGTGAACGCGATGGAGACGCTGGTGAACGACTACCGCTTCACCGTGTACAACATCTGCTACAAGCGCATCCTGGTCTGCTGGATCCTGTTCGCCTTTGCCGTGCTGTTGGCCCTGCTTTTCTCCGGTCTGCAGGGCGTGGCACTGTTCGCCCTGGGCGTGGGATGGCTCTTCCTGAACGCGGCGGCCATCTTCGTGTGCATGTGGGTGAAGTTGCGCCTGTCACGGGGCCTGGAAAAGTGCCTGGCCCGGGTCAATCGGCAGCTGATGCGACACAAAATCCTGCTGGTGCTCGACGACCGGGGTCGCATCTCGTGCCACAAGGTCAACCTGTGCTTCATGTACTTCGATGCCACGCAGTGCGTGAGCTTCCTGaacgagttcctggagcacaCGGAGCAGACGGGCGGCGATGCCATCAAGGCCGGCTGGGAGGCGAAGCTGGACATTGACCTCAACGACATCGTCATCCAGGGCAGCCAGCCAGTGCGGATGCCCCGCAAGCAG GAGCGCGGCCTGCAGCTGTTCCTGCGCTACGGATCCCGCTGGGGGATGGAGGCCCTACGGGGTCTCGTGGACGTAACCCCCCTGGAGCCGGGACGCCACTGCGGACAGTTCCAGTGCCCCTGCCAGTACATCAAAGAGCACCTGCAGTGCAAACCGCGAG TTGCCATAAACAGCATTGGCCAAGTAGTTTGGACCCGGTTCCCCTTGTTTGGTGGCTAG
- the LOC108018270 gene encoding uncharacterized protein isoform X1 encodes MEDGKVPAQAQPQPQSHPLEDVSLNGNDDDKQTPKNWVKFDDEADSGEKNNNSNDGNATQQPQQQQQQQQQQNKLTLPPPPSVVSSNNNRRARSRSPAAATTTTPVQRPAVSSTTAATPGEGQVQNPLPDVAPAVLTTESTHVNLSASGSGIVSGATATASGSASASAAGTVRHPAQLINQKASAALSPSPAAAASSSHHHNGGGANGTGIGQPADQGSGMRTIELSTGRIREGFANGDVIVTLLPANTKWPWITPAIFRPELVPEELMAQGLTLTVEDYVNAMETLVNDYRFTVYNICYKRILVCWILFAFAVLLALLFSGLQGVALFALGVGWLFLNAAAIFVCMWVKLRLSRGLEKCLARVNRQLMRHKILLVLDDRGRISCHKVNLCFMYFDATQCVSFLNEFLEHTEQTGGDAIKAGWEAKLDIDLNDIVIQGSQPVRMPRKQAVAQELFLSYLQRWGKDFLRRRLDWTVQEAGVHETPRHLQSSICPCQYEEELLRNKIKISLQHRHCCGINCMGCWL; translated from the exons ATGGAGGACGGGAAGGTTCCAGCGCAGGCGCAGCCGCAGCCGCAAAGTCATCCTTTGGAAGACGTTTCCCTCAATGGAAACGATGACGACAAGCAGACGCCCAAAAATTGGGTTAAATTCGACGATGAGGCGGACAGCGGtgaaaaaaacaataacagtAACGACGGCAATGCCACACagcaaccacaacaacaacaacaacagcagcaacaacaaaacaagtTAACTCTGCCGCCGCCACCGTCGGTGGTTagtagcaacaacaacaggcGGGCGCGCTCGCGCAGTCCGgccgcagcaacaacaacaacacctgTCCAG CGCCCGGCCGTTTCCTCGACCACAGCTGCGACGCCGGGAGAGGGGCAGGTTCAAAACCCCTTGCCGGATGTGGCACCCGCTGTTTTGACAACCGAGAGCACGCACGTTAATCTGAGTGCATCCGGCAGTGGCATTGTCAGCggagcaactgcaacagcGAGTGgatctgcatctgcatctgcgGCTGGCACGGTCCGACACCCCGCGCAGCTAATAAACCAAAAAGCCTCCGCTGCCCTCTCTCCATCGCCGGCCGCAGCGGCATCTTCTAGCCATCATCATAATGGAGGTGGCGCTAACGGCACTGGGATTGGCCAGCCGGCGGATCAGGGCTCCGGGATGCGCACAATCGAACTGTCGACGGGCCGCATCCGCGAGGGATTCG CAAATGGGGATGTGATTGTCACTCTGCTGCCGGCCAACACCAAGTGGCCCTGGATAACACCTGCCATATTCCGGCCGGAGCTGGTGCCCGAGGAGCTGATGGCCCAGGGCCTGACG CTCACCGTGGAGGACTATGTGAACGCGATGGAGACGCTGGTGAACGACTACCGCTTCACCGTGTACAACATCTGCTACAAGCGCATCCTGGTCTGCTGGATCCTGTTCGCCTTTGCCGTGCTGTTGGCCCTGCTTTTCTCCGGTCTGCAGGGCGTGGCACTGTTCGCCCTGGGCGTGGGATGGCTCTTCCTGAACGCGGCGGCCATCTTCGTGTGCATGTGGGTGAAGTTGCGCCTGTCACGGGGCCTGGAAAAGTGCCTGGCCCGGGTCAATCGGCAGCTGATGCGACACAAAATCCTGCTGGTGCTCGACGACCGGGGTCGCATCTCGTGCCACAAGGTCAACCTGTGCTTCATGTACTTCGATGCCACGCAGTGCGTGAGCTTCCTGaacgagttcctggagcacaCGGAGCAGACGGGCGGCGATGCCATCAAGGCCGGCTGGGAGGCGAAGCTGGACATTGACCTCAACGACATCGTCATCCAGGGCAGCCAGCCAGTGCGGATGCCCCGCAAGCAG GCCGTTGCCCAGGAGCTGTTTCTGAGCTACCTGCAGCGCTGGGGCAAGGACTTCCTGCGCCGCCGTCTGGATTGGACCGTCCAGGAGGCCGGCGTCCACGAGACGCCCCGCCATCTGCAGTCGTCGATCTGCCCCTGCCAATACGAGGAGGAGTTGTTGCGCAACAAGATCAAGATCAGCCTGCAGCACCGCCACTGCTGCGGCATCAACTGCATGGGCTGTTGGCTCTAA
- the LOC108018270 gene encoding uncharacterized protein isoform X6, whose protein sequence is MEDGKVPAQAQPQPQSHPLEDVSLNGNDDDKQTPKNWVKFDDEADSGEKNNNSNDGNATQQPQQQQQQQQQQNKLTLPPPPSVVSSNNNRRARSRSPAAATTTTPVQRPAVSSTTAATPGEGQVQNPLPDVAPAVLTTESTHVNLSASGSGIVSGATATASGSASASAAGTVRHPAQLINQKASAALSPSPAAAASSSHHHNGGGANGTGIGQPADQGSGMRTIELSTGRIREGFANGDVIVTLLPANTKWPWITPAIFRPELVPEELMAQGLTLTVEDYVNAMETLVNDYRFTVYNICYKRILVCWILFAFAVLLALLFSGLQGVALFALGVGWLFLNAAAIFVCMWVKLRLSRGLEKCLARVNRQLMRHKILLVLDDRGRISCHKVNLCFMYFDATQCVSFLNEFLEHTEQTGGDAIKAGWEAKLDIDLNDIVIQGSQPVRMPRKQERGLQLFLRYGSRWGMEALRGLVDVTPLEPGRHCGQFQCPCQYIKEHLQCKPRDVSP, encoded by the exons ATGGAGGACGGGAAGGTTCCAGCGCAGGCGCAGCCGCAGCCGCAAAGTCATCCTTTGGAAGACGTTTCCCTCAATGGAAACGATGACGACAAGCAGACGCCCAAAAATTGGGTTAAATTCGACGATGAGGCGGACAGCGGtgaaaaaaacaataacagtAACGACGGCAATGCCACACagcaaccacaacaacaacaacaacagcagcaacaacaaaacaagtTAACTCTGCCGCCGCCACCGTCGGTGGTTagtagcaacaacaacaggcGGGCGCGCTCGCGCAGTCCGgccgcagcaacaacaacaacacctgTCCAG CGCCCGGCCGTTTCCTCGACCACAGCTGCGACGCCGGGAGAGGGGCAGGTTCAAAACCCCTTGCCGGATGTGGCACCCGCTGTTTTGACAACCGAGAGCACGCACGTTAATCTGAGTGCATCCGGCAGTGGCATTGTCAGCggagcaactgcaacagcGAGTGgatctgcatctgcatctgcgGCTGGCACGGTCCGACACCCCGCGCAGCTAATAAACCAAAAAGCCTCCGCTGCCCTCTCTCCATCGCCGGCCGCAGCGGCATCTTCTAGCCATCATCATAATGGAGGTGGCGCTAACGGCACTGGGATTGGCCAGCCGGCGGATCAGGGCTCCGGGATGCGCACAATCGAACTGTCGACGGGCCGCATCCGCGAGGGATTCG CAAATGGGGATGTGATTGTCACTCTGCTGCCGGCCAACACCAAGTGGCCCTGGATAACACCTGCCATATTCCGGCCGGAGCTGGTGCCCGAGGAGCTGATGGCCCAGGGCCTGACG CTCACCGTGGAGGACTATGTGAACGCGATGGAGACGCTGGTGAACGACTACCGCTTCACCGTGTACAACATCTGCTACAAGCGCATCCTGGTCTGCTGGATCCTGTTCGCCTTTGCCGTGCTGTTGGCCCTGCTTTTCTCCGGTCTGCAGGGCGTGGCACTGTTCGCCCTGGGCGTGGGATGGCTCTTCCTGAACGCGGCGGCCATCTTCGTGTGCATGTGGGTGAAGTTGCGCCTGTCACGGGGCCTGGAAAAGTGCCTGGCCCGGGTCAATCGGCAGCTGATGCGACACAAAATCCTGCTGGTGCTCGACGACCGGGGTCGCATCTCGTGCCACAAGGTCAACCTGTGCTTCATGTACTTCGATGCCACGCAGTGCGTGAGCTTCCTGaacgagttcctggagcacaCGGAGCAGACGGGCGGCGATGCCATCAAGGCCGGCTGGGAGGCGAAGCTGGACATTGACCTCAACGACATCGTCATCCAGGGCAGCCAGCCAGTGCGGATGCCCCGCAAGCAG GAGCGCGGCCTGCAGCTGTTCCTGCGCTACGGATCCCGCTGGGGGATGGAGGCCCTACGGGGTCTCGTGGACGTAACCCCCCTGGAGCCGGGACGCCACTGCGGACAGTTCCAGTGCCCCTGCCAGTACATCAAAGAGCACCTGCAGTGCAAACCGCGAG ATGTTAGCCCCTAG
- the LOC108010666 gene encoding mannosyl-oligosaccharide alpha-1,2-mannosidase IA-like: MNAKQLLQTILLIKTVGVFSLVNIQTKKFGLSGHIDWRVNSKREKVKEMMKFAWKGYAENAWGFNELNSELGVPHNESVFGSHHIGLSIIDSLDTLFIMGLKEEYEQGRKWVADNFTLDNIDDYLSVYELTVRIAGGLLSMYAMTGDDVYITQSEYVIRKLLPAFNSSMHIPHARINPAAKKAAPHPWTPESLLGEIASLNMEFYYTSEITGHRKYRPIVHHVRDQLDMLFKPRDMYPDYIHPRTALWGPLKMSMGPKGGGGLYEGMLKSWLRSNQLDDQARDLYMKAIHQVINSMVGLSFGGLTYVGELSNFHVIRRMEHSTCFAGGLIALGSQAFYNDSRLEAKHLQLGKDLALSCRESYRRSATGLGPESFQFDSVPREDATARESDSKAYRLRPDVVETYLILWRLTHDQKYRDWGWEVVEALEKYCRTKFGFAGLQNVYDPKGPRDGVQGSHFLSETLKFLYLLFSKDSLLPLKKWVFNTAGHPLPVRYINNKFRGSQLKPYVHFSI; encoded by the exons ATGAACGCGAAACAGTTACTCCAAACAATACTCCTTATAAAAACCGTTGGCGTATTCTCCCTCGTAAATATCCAAACAA AGAAGTTCGGATTGTCTGGCCATATAGATTGGCGAGTGAACTCCAAGCGGGAAAAGGTCAAGGAGATGATGAAGTTTGCTTGGAAAGGATATGCCGAAAATGCCTGGGGCTTCAACGAGCTAAACTCGGAGCTGGGAGTTCCGCACAATGAGAGCGTTTTTGGTAGTCACCACATCGGACTGAGCATAATCGACAGCCTGGACACCCTGTTCATAATGGGTCTGAAGGAGGAGTACGAACAAGGTCGCAAGTGGGTGGCGGATAACTTCACTCTGGACAACATTGATGATTACCTTTCGGTGTACGAGCTTACTGTTCGCATTGCCGGTGGTCTCCTCTCGATGTACGCCATGACTGGGGACGATGTGTATATAACCCAGTCTGAATATGTGATAAGGAAACTTCTGCCAGCCTTTAATTCATCAATGCATATACCGCATGCCAGGATTAATCCTGCAGCAAAAAAAGCTGCTCCTCATCCTTGGACTCCCGAATCGCTTCTCGGCGAGATTGCCAGTTTGAATATGGAGTTCTATTACACCAGTGAGATCACCGGACACCGGAAATATCGACCCATAGTGCATCATGTGCGGGACCAATTGGACATGTTGTTCAAGCCGCGCGACATGTATCCCGATTATATTCATCCCAGGACGGCCCTCTGGGGACCCCTGAAAATGTCCATGGGACCCAAGGGTGGCGGTGGATTGTACGAAGGTATGCTGAAGTCGTGGTTAAGATCGAATCAGCTGGACGATCAAGCACGTGACCTGTACATGAAGGCTATCCATCAAGTAATCAATAGCATGGTGGGACTGAGCTTTGGTGGCCTTACCTATGTGGGCGAACTATCCAATTTCCATGTAATCCGACGGATGGAGCACTCTACCTGCTTTGCCGGCGGACTTATTGCCTTGGGATCCCAGGCCTTTTACAATGATTCCCGGCTGGAGGCCAAACACCTGCAGTTGGGCAAGGATCTGGCCTTAAGCTGTCGTGAGAGCTATAGACGCTCAGCCACTGGCCTGGGACCAGAGTCCTTTCAATTCGACTCTGTGCCCAGGGAAGATGCCACCGCCAGGGAGAGCGATTCGAAGGCCTATCGGTTAAGACCGGATGTGGTGGAGACCTATTTAATATTGTGGCGCCTCACCCACGATCAGAAGTATCGCGATTGGGGCTGGGAGGTGGTGGAGGCCCTGGAGAAATATTGCCGCACCAAGTTCGGTTTTGCCGGTCTGCAGAATGTCTACGATCCAAAGGGTCCTAGGGATGGAGTGCAGGGGAGTCACTTCTTGAGCGAGACTCTCAAATTCCTGTATCTCCTATTCTCCAAGGACTCGCTGTTGCCCCTCAAAAAGTGGGTCTTTAACACGGCGGGCCATCCGCTTCCCGTGAGATATATAAACAATAAGTTCCGCGGCAGCCAGCTCAAGCCCTATGTGCACTtctcaatttaa
- the LOC108018270 gene encoding uncharacterized protein isoform X2: MEDGKVPAQAQPQPQSHPLEDVSLNGNDDDKQTPKNWVKFDDEADSGEKNNNSNDGNATQQPQQQQQQQQQQNKLTLPPPPSVVSSNNNRRARSRSPAAATTTTPVQRPAVSSTTAATPGEGQVQNPLPDVAPAVLTTESTHVNLSASGSGIVSGATATASGSASASAAGTVRHPAQLINQKASAALSPSPAAAASSSHHHNGGGANGTGIGQPADQGSGMRTIELSTGRIREGFANGDVIVTLLPANTKWPWITPAIFRPELVPEELMAQGLTLTVEDYVNAMETLVNDYRFTVYNICYKRILVCWILFAFAVLLALLFSGLQGVALFALGVGWLFLNAAAIFVCMWVKLRLSRGLEKCLARVNRQLMRHKILLVLDDRGRISCHKVNLCFMYFDATQCVSFLNEFLEHTEQTGGDAIKAGWEAKLDIDLNDIVIQGSQPVRMPRKQERGLQLFLRYGSRWGMEALRGLVDVTPLEPGRHCGQFQCPCQYIKEHLQCKPRGKFKCCNLVHWVMASERYGSDN, from the exons ATGGAGGACGGGAAGGTTCCAGCGCAGGCGCAGCCGCAGCCGCAAAGTCATCCTTTGGAAGACGTTTCCCTCAATGGAAACGATGACGACAAGCAGACGCCCAAAAATTGGGTTAAATTCGACGATGAGGCGGACAGCGGtgaaaaaaacaataacagtAACGACGGCAATGCCACACagcaaccacaacaacaacaacaacagcagcaacaacaaaacaagtTAACTCTGCCGCCGCCACCGTCGGTGGTTagtagcaacaacaacaggcGGGCGCGCTCGCGCAGTCCGgccgcagcaacaacaacaacacctgTCCAG CGCCCGGCCGTTTCCTCGACCACAGCTGCGACGCCGGGAGAGGGGCAGGTTCAAAACCCCTTGCCGGATGTGGCACCCGCTGTTTTGACAACCGAGAGCACGCACGTTAATCTGAGTGCATCCGGCAGTGGCATTGTCAGCggagcaactgcaacagcGAGTGgatctgcatctgcatctgcgGCTGGCACGGTCCGACACCCCGCGCAGCTAATAAACCAAAAAGCCTCCGCTGCCCTCTCTCCATCGCCGGCCGCAGCGGCATCTTCTAGCCATCATCATAATGGAGGTGGCGCTAACGGCACTGGGATTGGCCAGCCGGCGGATCAGGGCTCCGGGATGCGCACAATCGAACTGTCGACGGGCCGCATCCGCGAGGGATTCG CAAATGGGGATGTGATTGTCACTCTGCTGCCGGCCAACACCAAGTGGCCCTGGATAACACCTGCCATATTCCGGCCGGAGCTGGTGCCCGAGGAGCTGATGGCCCAGGGCCTGACG CTCACCGTGGAGGACTATGTGAACGCGATGGAGACGCTGGTGAACGACTACCGCTTCACCGTGTACAACATCTGCTACAAGCGCATCCTGGTCTGCTGGATCCTGTTCGCCTTTGCCGTGCTGTTGGCCCTGCTTTTCTCCGGTCTGCAGGGCGTGGCACTGTTCGCCCTGGGCGTGGGATGGCTCTTCCTGAACGCGGCGGCCATCTTCGTGTGCATGTGGGTGAAGTTGCGCCTGTCACGGGGCCTGGAAAAGTGCCTGGCCCGGGTCAATCGGCAGCTGATGCGACACAAAATCCTGCTGGTGCTCGACGACCGGGGTCGCATCTCGTGCCACAAGGTCAACCTGTGCTTCATGTACTTCGATGCCACGCAGTGCGTGAGCTTCCTGaacgagttcctggagcacaCGGAGCAGACGGGCGGCGATGCCATCAAGGCCGGCTGGGAGGCGAAGCTGGACATTGACCTCAACGACATCGTCATCCAGGGCAGCCAGCCAGTGCGGATGCCCCGCAAGCAG GAGCGCGGCCTGCAGCTGTTCCTGCGCTACGGATCCCGCTGGGGGATGGAGGCCCTACGGGGTCTCGTGGACGTAACCCCCCTGGAGCCGGGACGCCACTGCGGACAGTTCCAGTGCCCCTGCCAGTACATCAAAGAGCACCTGCAGTGCAAACCGCGAGGCAAGTTCAAGTGTTGCAATTTAGTCCATTGGGTGATGGCATCTGAGCGCTACGGCAGCGACAACTAA